Proteins from one Camelina sativa cultivar DH55 chromosome 8, Cs, whole genome shotgun sequence genomic window:
- the LOC104707690 gene encoding LOW QUALITY PROTEIN: transcription factor bHLH114-like (The sequence of the model RefSeq protein was modified relative to this genomic sequence to represent the inferred CDS: inserted 2 bases in 1 codon), which translates to MTEEFEIAGISTGTWWSSPTNTAAVFSRYSLPRSTEISLDVTNFGWQNIENKINDQNDGFMNMHNSFFEGLFDPNEQFLSDSWPNTTIPNTKSELLESFPLYDNVFLIDSEAESFLDNEIRDHKSKEQITKDCKTIITSKPDEELEENSDEYSPRLLKRPRLETLSPLPSFKVRKEKLGDRITALQQLVSPFGKTDTASVLNEAVEYIKFLQVQVTVLSNPEQNTIGSVQQQQCSNKKSINTQEEEECSSRRQVDLTSRGLCLMPISAAYPVAAAAASAAEMNXHLIFGIFHSV; encoded by the exons CGCAGTATTCTCCCGCTACTCACTGCCACGTTCTACTGAGATTAGCCTTGATGTAACAAATTTCGGATGGCAAAACATCGAAAACAAGATTAACGATCAAAACGATGGTTTTATGAACAT GCATAATAGTTTCTTCGAAGGATTATTCGATCCTAACGAGCAATTTCTATCGGATTCTTGGCCAAATACTACTATTCCTAACACAAAGTCCGAGCTGCTCGAGAGCTTTCCGCTCTATGATAACGTGTTCTTAATCGATTCAGAAGCTGAATCTTTCTTGGATAATGAGATCAGAGACCATAAGTCTAAGGAGCAAATTACAAAAGACTGCAAGACTATTATTACTTCAAAG CCTGATGAAGAATTGGAAGAGAACAGCGATGAATACTCACCGCGGCTACTAAAAAGACCAAGACTCGAAACACTATCTCCATTGCCAAGCTTCAAAGTTCGTAAAGAAAAACTCGGAGATCGAATCACTGCGCTTCAGCAACTGGTTTCACCATTTGGCAAG ACAGATACAGCTTCTGTTCTCAACGAGGCTGTAGAGTACATCAAGTTTCTTCAAGTACAAGTAACT gTATTGAGTAATCCAGAGCAGAACACCATAGGATCTGTTCAACAACAGCAG TGTTCAAACAAGAAATCTATCAAtactcaagaagaagaagaatgtagCTCAAGAAGACAAGTAGATCTCACGAGCCGTGGGTTATGTCTGATGCCTATCTCAGCTGCCTATCCGGTGGCTGCTGCCGCAGCTTCGGCTGCAGAGATGAA ACATCTGATTTTTGGAATCTTCCATTCTgtgtaa